Genomic window (Pseudomonadota bacterium):
CGCTGCGCGTCGTGGCCGTTGATGCTGCACCACGACCAGAGCACCACGTTCACGTCGGCGTTCGCCGAGTTGCCGAGGAACGCGCGGGTCTGCACCACCCAGGGCGTGTCGCCGTCCTCGTCGACCCAGTCGCCGGTGCTCAGGTCCACGGCGTTGTAGGAGGTCTCCGGGATCTCCGGGATCGCGGTGTCGTCGAGGTCGAGCGAGGTCGCGCTCCCGCCGGCGTCGTCGAAGGCGTAGAGGCCGTCGTACGGCGGGTACGCCATGAGCGCGCCCATGCCGGTTATCAGCTGGCTGCCGTGCGACGTGTGCTGGTACGCGATGTGGAGGTCGTCGATCGCGTCCTGGATCGCCGACTCCGGGATCGCGCCGAGATCCGCGTTCGTGTGGTCGATCACGAGGTCGCCGTCCGCGTCGGCGTCGGTGTCCGAATCCGCGTCGGTGTCCGAATCGGCATCCGTATCCGAATCGACGTCCGTGTCCGAGTCCGTGTCGCCGTCGGTGTCGGAGCCGCTGCCGCCGCCGTCGTCCCCGCACGCCGGCGCGAAGCCGAGCGCCATCGCGAGCGCCCAAGCGAGCCAAAGAGTCGTCTTCATGGTGGGCCTCCCCTGTCGAAAAATGTCACAGATTGCGATCGATTCTAGCACCAGCGGAAGGGAATGTCCTGGACGAGTGATGGCGTCGAGCGCAGGAAGGCTGGAAACGGTTTTCAGGAGCAGGCGAACGAGAGATCGTTTCTCAGGGGTGCGGGTAGCAGAACCCTTGGGTCGCGTCCGGGCCGTAGAAGTCCTCGATGACGCAGTGCTGGTCGGAGGGGCACTCGAAGTCTTCCGTGCACAGCAATACGCAGCCGTCCGGCATCCCGACCGAGCTGTACGCGTAGGTCAGCTCGCAGCTCGGATCTCCCGTGAACGTCGTGGGGTCGCACGTGGGGTCGGTCTCGATGTCGTCGCACATCACCGCGCAGATCCCGAACTCCGGGTCCCACTCCGCGTGGTGGGGGTTCACGTAGACGCACGCCGTGCCGTCGTCGCACTCCCAGAAGCCGGGCGTGTCCTCTGGAAAGTAGCATGTGCACGGCCAAGCGGAGCCGAGCGGGCAGTCGTCGGGGTTGTGCGCGTCCGTGTCGACCGGCTCGGTGTCCGAGTCGGTCTCCGTCTCCGTGTCGGGATCGGGCACGGTCTCGGTGTCCGCTCCCTCGGGCCAGGAGACCGTCCGGACGAGGCGGAGGCCACCGCCGATGGAGGCACGGTTGTCCGGCAATACGAAGTTCGCCGAAGAGCGAAGCAACACGGAAGGCATCGCCGCGGCGCCACCTCTGTAAACGTGAATCTCTTGTTCGCCGTCATCCAGAGGATCTGTTTGTGCAACCCCTTCGAATCCGTGGCCCCATCCGTACCTGTCCCACGACCATTCCATGGCGTTGCCGCTCATGTCGTGAAGGTGCCATGGGTTCGGCGTCTTCTGCTCGACAGGGTGCGTCGTCTTTCCCTCGCACGGCAGCATCTCGTCAATCTCCGTTCCCGGACCCGAATTCCACCAGTACCAAGCGATAGGATCGAGGTTAGCGTCGAAGAAATAGCCCAATGAATCACTAACGGATTCGATTTCTCCAGAATAGAACGCAGTACGTGTGCCTGCGCGAGCGGAGTACTCCCACTCGGCCAAAGTCGGCAAACGGTAGCCCGGGCAGTCGTAGACGTTGGCGTGGACCGCCCGGGCTTTCTGACAGACCATCCCTTTTCCCACCTCGCCGGTGCACCCGGTCAGCTCGTAGCACGGCTGGAGATCGTGCAGCTCGGACAGCCGGTTCGCGGCCGCCACGGCCTCCCACCAGGAGATGGACACGACCGGGCAGTTGTTCCCGGCGCACGCCACGAACCCTGTTCCGTCCGGCCCGGTCGAAGTCGGTGCAAATCCCATCGCCGCCCATTCTCCCTGTGTCAGCTCGTGCTGTTGCACAATGAAATCGTGGGTGAGAGTCAGTGGGGTTAACGTTTCGGAGATGCCGTGACCTGGCTCCTCTTCGGGTGTCCCGTAGATGAAACAGCCTTGAGGGATCCGACACCATCCGCCCTGGCAGCTCTCCTCCACGCACGGGTGGGCGCATTCGCCTTCGACGTACGCGTCGCCCTCACACTCCGCAGGAGGCGGCGTGACCGGTCCGGCGAGGAACGGGTCCTCGGTGCCGGCGTCGGACATGGCCGGGCTCTTCCCACAGCCCGACAGCGCCACCGCAAGGGCTAATAGACCAATCGGGTGGGGCCAGACAGAATGGAGCTTCATCACTGCGCTACCTCGTACAAATCAGCTACTTCCTGGAAGTATAGGAACTTCGGAGAGAAGTCATTGCTTCCGAACCGTGCAAAGGCACCCCAGTACACATCATCCCAGACTTCGGCGTCGTTGATGGAAGAGTAGATGTCGGTCATGCTCGCCCGATTCGGGTAGTCGGCATCCCCCGATCCTCCTCCGGAGTGCCACTCCCAGAAGAAGTTCATCCAGTCCCACTCGGTGCCGGTGTCGGAGTCGTCGCACCAATTCTCCTGCCACGTTACCTGCACGTAGGCGCCATAAGCGCACTTTCGTTCCGGCAAGTTAACATAAGATATCTTCCGCGACAAAGTTCGACCCCTCGCGAACTATATCACAGCTCGGAGAGCCGGCTTCATCTGGAGCAGGAGATCCGCTCGCGGCGCGAAGCCGGATCGGCGCATGCTGACCCGCGTCCCGCCGTTCTCGATGCGTGCCGCGTCCGAGGCCGCGATCTCGAGGTCGCGCCCGGCGGCGCCGAGGTCCGCCTCGAACGAGAACTCCTCGATCACGGTCTCCCGTTCGCCGCCCATGGGGTAGACGTACCGGTACGCGCCGTCGCCGAACGGGAGCAGCTCCACGTAGGAGAGGATGAGCCGGCGATCGCCCGCGGCCGGCACCGGGAACACCCGGGCACGGAACGTGCGCTCATCGACCCACTCCAGCAGCGCGGGATCGCTCCGGCTCTCGACCGCCTCGCGGTACGTCGCGGCCGCCCGTCCGCGCTCGATCATCTCCCCCTCGACGAGCTTGCCGTCCACCTCCCACGCGAACCGCTCCACCGCCGCGCCCGCGGGCACCGTGAACCAGTACCAGCCCTCGAGGTCGGTGCCCGTGGGGTTGAAGAAGCGCTGGTCCACCGTGGTGTGGGCGACCCCGTCCCGGATCACGGCGCGCACCTTCTGTGAGGTGATCTGCAG
Coding sequences:
- a CDS encoding formylglycine-generating enzyme family protein, with translation MSDAGTEDPFLAGPVTPPPAECEGDAYVEGECAHPCVEESCQGGWCRIPQGCFIYGTPEEEPGHGISETLTPLTLTHDFIVQQHELTQGEWAAMGFAPTSTGPDGTGFVACAGNNCPVVSISWWEAVAAANRLSELHDLQPCYELTGCTGEVGKGMVCQKARAVHANVYDCPGYRLPTLAEWEYSARAGTRTAFYSGEIESVSDSLGYFFDANLDPIAWYWWNSGPGTEIDEMLPCEGKTTHPVEQKTPNPWHLHDMSGNAMEWSWDRYGWGHGFEGVAQTDPLDDGEQEIHVYRGGAAAMPSVLLRSSANFVLPDNRASIGGGLRLVRTVSWPEGADTETVPDPDTETETDSDTEPVDTDAHNPDDCPLGSAWPCTCYFPEDTPGFWECDDGTACVYVNPHHAEWDPEFGICAVMCDDIETDPTCDPTTFTGDPSCELTYAYSSVGMPDGCVLLCTEDFECPSDQHCVIEDFYGPDATQGFCYPHP